In the genome of Tripterygium wilfordii isolate XIE 37 chromosome 19, ASM1340144v1, whole genome shotgun sequence, one region contains:
- the LOC119984974 gene encoding LRR receptor-like serine/threonine-protein kinase, translated as MKYACKYEMDPIIFLLVLSFSLLILPFPNTVVAVNQQGQTLLSWKTSWKGSLESLSNWDSTDYTPCHWYGITCNYNNQVVELDIRYVDFHGNVPDNFTALLSLNKLVLTGTNLTGLIPKEIGSLTGLTHLDLSDNALTGEIPGEISSLIKLEQLYLNSNRLEGSIPPEIGSLTSLKWLILYDNQLSGTIPSTVGKLKNLEVIRAGGNKNLEGSLPTEISNCSNLVMLGLAETSVSGFLPPSLGLLKKLQTIAIYTTLLSGQIPPELGDCTELEDIYLYENSLSGSIPAKLGNLRNLRNLLLWQNNLIGTLPPELGNCNQMSVIDVSMNLLTGSIPISFGNLTELEELQLSVNQISGEIPAQLGNCQRLTHIELDNNQISGSIPSELGNLSNLTLLFIWQNKLEGNIPSSISNCQNLEAVDLSQNGLNGPIPSGIFDLKKLNKLLLLSNNLSGEIPPEIGNCSSLIRFRVSNNKLTGSIPPQIGSLRNLNFLDLGSNRLSGVIPEGISGCRNLTFLDLHSNSIAENLPQRLSYLVSLQFVDFSDNLIEGTLMPTLGSLTSLTKLLLGKNRFSGPIPSELGSCVKLQLLDLSGNELLGNIPASLGQIPALEIALNLSWNQLSGNVPANFTGLGKLGVLDLSHNQLSGDLHFLAEMQNLVVLNISHNNFSGRVPDTPFFTKLPPSVLNGNPSLCFSGNQCIDVDGDRKSRRGAAARVAMVVLLCAACVLLLAALYITLASKKRGPGAHDCEMLDGDIDVELGPPWDLTLYQKLDLSITDVARSLTAGNVIGRGRSGVVYMVALPSGFTVAVKRFRSSEKLSASAFSSEIATLARIRHRNIVRLLGWAANRKTKLLFYDYMANGSLDAFLHEGCNRLVEWESRLKIALGVAEGLAYLHHDCVPPILHRDVKAQNILIGDGYEPCLADFGLARLVEDDNASFSANPQFAGSYGYIAPEYGCMLKITEKSDVYSFGVVLLELITGKKPVDPSFPDGEHVIQWVRDHLKSKKDAVEIVDPKLQGHPDTQIQEMLQALGISLLCTSNRAEDRPTMKDVAALLIEIKHEPTIGSEAHKPTNTSTLKRTDTNTTPSYASSVTAAQLSLLQGGSSHCSLAYSSSSASYSSRIQ; from the exons ATGAAATATGCCTGCAAATACGAAATGGACCCTATTATCTTCCTCTTAGTCCTCTCTTTTTCACTCTTGATTCTTCCCTTCCCTAATACAGTTGTTGCTGTGAATCAACAAGGCCAGACTCTTCTTTCCTGGAAAACAAGCTGGAAGGGATCCCTGGAATCATTAAGTAATTGGGATTCAACAGATTATACTCCGTGCCATTGGTATGGGATCACTTGCAACTACAACAACCAAGTAGTTGAATTGGATATAAGGTATGTGGATTTTCATGGAAATGTTCCAGATAATTTCACTGCATTGTTGTCCTTGAACAAGCTGGTTTTGACGGGGACGAATCTCACCGGTTTGATACCCAAAGAGATTGGCTCTCTTACTGGATTGACTCACTTAGACTTGAGTGACAATGCCTTAACTGGTGAAATCCCAGGTGAGATTAGTAGCTTGATCAAGCTTGAACAACTCTATCTCAATTCAAATAGGCTGGAAGGCTCCATTCCGCCGGAAATTGGGAGCCTCACCAGCTTGAAATGGCTGATCCTCTATGATAATCAGCTTAGTGGCACCATACCCAGTACAGTAGGGAAGCTGAAGAATCTTGAAGTGATTAGAGCTGGTGGAAACAAgaatcttgaaggctctttacCAACAGAGATCAGTAACTGCTCCAATTTGGTCATGTTAGGCCTAGCAGAAACTAGCGTCTCAGGCTTCCTTCCTCCAAGCCTTGGTCTGCTCAAGAAACTGCAGACAATTGCAATCTACACCACCCTTCTCTCCGGCCAAATCCCTCCAGAGCTCGGTGATTGCACGGAGCTTGAAGACATCTATCTTTATGAGAACTCACTCAGTGGATCCATCCCAGCCAAATTAGGCAATCTCAGGAATCTCCGCAATCTCTTGTTGTGGCAGAACAACTTGATTGGTACTCTTCCGCCGGAACTTGGAAACTGCAATCAAATGTCGGTCATTGATGTCTCCATGAATTTGTTAACAGGAAGCATTCCCATATCCTTTGGGAATCTAACAGAGCTTGAAGAACTTCAATTGAGCGTCAACCAGATCTCTGGCGAAATCCCTGCACAACTCGGAAATTGTCAGAGGCTCACTCATATTGAGCTGGACAACAATCAGATCAGTGGCTCCATTCCTTCTGAATTAGGTAACTTGTCAAATCTGACACTGCTGTTCATATGGCAGAACAAACTAGAAGGCAATATACCTTCTTCCATCTCCAACTGTCAGAATCTCGAGGCCGTTGATTTGTCCCAGAATGGCTTGAACGGGCCCATTCCAAGCGGAATATTCGACCTCAAGAAACTCAACAAGCTCTTGCTCCTCTCCAACAATCTTTCCGGCGAGATACCACCTGAAATCGGGAACTGCTCGTCCTTGATTCGGTTCCGCGTCAGTAACAATAAGCTAACCGGTTCGATCCCGCCACAAATTGGGAGCTTGAGGAATTTGAATTTCTTGGATCTTGGATCCAACAGGCTTTCAGGAGTTATACCGGAGGGGATATCCGGCTGCCGGAATCTGACATTTTTGGATCTGCACTCGAATTCCATTGCGGAGAATTTGCCGCAGAGACTCAGTTATCTTGTTTCCTTGCAGTTCGTTGATTTCTCTGATAATCTTATTGAAGGCACATTGATGCCTACTTTGGGATCGTTGACTTCACTCACCAAGTTATTGCTGGGGAAGAACCGATTCTCGGGTCCAATACCGAGTGAACTCGGTTCCTGCGTGAAGCTCCAGTTGCTCGACCTTAGTGGTAACGAGCTTTTGGGAAATATCCCGGCAAGTTTGGGCCAGATTCCTGCCCTGGAAATCGCTCTCAATCTTAGCTGGAACCAACTGTCCGGCAATGTTCCGGCAAACTTCACGGGTTTAGGTAAACTTGGAGTTCTAGATCTCTCTCACAACCAACTCTCCGGCGATCTTCACTTTCTCGCTGAAATGCAAAATCTGGTGGTTCTTAACATCTCCCACAACAATTTCTCCGGCCGTGTACCGGACACGCCTTTCTTCACAAAACTGCCTCCAAGTGTTCTCAACGGGAACCCTTCGCTCTGCTTTTCTGGGAACCAATGCATCGACGTCGACGGCGACCGCAAATCCAGAAGAGGCGCGGCTGCACGTGTCGCGATGGTGGTCCTACTCTGCGCAGCGTGCGTACTGCTCCTGGCTGCGCTCTACATCACCCTCGCCTCAAAAAAGAGGGGCCCGGGGGCGCACGATTGCGAGATGCTTGACGGCGACATTGACGTGGAGCTGGGACCACCATGGGACCTCACTTTATACCAGAAGCTCGACCTGTCAATAACTGATGTGGCAAGAAGTTTGACAGCTGGCAACGTCATAGGTCGCGGTCGATCCGGTGTCGTTTACATGGTAGCCTTACCGTCCGGCTTCACCGTCGCAGTCAAGAGGTTCCGATCCTCCGAGAAACTCTCCGCCTCAGCATTCTCCTCCGAAATTGCCACTCTGGCAAGAATCCGGCACCGAAATATCGTCCGGCTTTTAGGCTGGGCTGCGAACCGGAAAACAAAATTGTTATTTTACGACTACATGGCTAACGGTTCATTAGACGCATTCTTGCACGAAGGATGTAACAGATTAGTGGAGTGGGAGTCTCGGTTAAAAATAGCACTTGGCGTGGCGGAGGGTCTGGCCTACCTACACCACGATTGTGTACCGCCGATATTGCACCGAGACGTGAAGGCACAGAATATACTTATCGGAGACGGATACGAACCGTGCTTGGCAGATTTCGGTCTAGCTCGGCTTGTAGAAGACGACAATGCTTCATTTTCAGCCAACCCACAATTCGCTGGCTCCTACGGCTACATTGCTCCCG AGTACGGCTGTATGCTTAAGATCACCGAAAAGAGTGACGTGTACAGTTTCGGAGTAGTCCTTCTAGAGCTAATAACAGGGAAGAAGCCAGTAGATCCATCGTTTCCAGACGGTGAACACGTGATCCAGTGGGTGCGAGACCACCTTAAGAGCAAGAAAGACGCAGTGGAGATCGTTGATCCGAAATTACAAGGTCATCCAGACACGCAGATCCAAGAAATGCTTCAAGCCCTGGGAATATCCCTTCTCTGCACCAGCAATCGGGCGGAAGATAGGCCCACAATGAAAGATGTGGCCGCATTATTAATAGAGATTAAACACGAGCCCACAATAGGAAGCGAGGCCCACAAGCCCACCAATACTAGTACATTGAAGAGGACGGATACTAATACTACTCCTTCCTACGCATCATCAGTGACAGCAGCTCAATTGTCACTGCTACAAGGAGGATCTTCTCATTGTTCACTTGCTTACTCATCTTCCTCAGCCAGTTATAGTTCAAGAATTCAATAA